The following is a genomic window from Miltoncostaea oceani.
CCTGGCCCCGACCGGTGGCGGGGGCTTCGTGACGGTCCCCGGCTCCCGGCGGTTCGCCCCCCCGGTGGCGCGCTGCTGCGACGCCGACGGCATCGAGACGGTCGTGGAGAGCGACGGCCGCGACGGCGCACCGGTGACCGTCGCCGCGACGGCGCTCGGCGACGTGGTGCGCACCGTCCGCCTCGGGGCGGGCGGCGCCGCCACCGTCCGCGACGCCGACCTCGCGAGCGGCGCCGTCACCGACACCCCCGTCCCCGGCACGACCCGCGCCGGCCTCGTGGCCCTGTCGGCGACCGCACGGGCCTGGGTCGACCCGGCCGCCCCCGCGACGCTGCTGCTGCAGCCCACCGGTGGAGCCGCCCCCGAGGCCGTCGCGCTGCCCGGCGCGGCCCTGCGCGTGTGGGCCGCCCCCGGCCTCGCCGTCGTCGCCGTCCGGCGGGGCGCGCGGGTGCTGGTGGTGCGCGTCGACGAGGGGGCGGCCCCCCGGGCGCAGCGGGTGTGGGCCGGCGCCCGGCTCCCGCGCGTCGCCGCCGGAGGGGGCAGCGTGGCCGTCGCCGACGGGCGCGCCGTGCTCGCCGCGCGGCGCGGCGCGCTGCGGGTCGTCGTGCGCGGCCGGCGGGTCGTCGACGCCGTCGGGGTCGACGGCGCCCGGGTCGCCTGGGTCGAGCGGGGCCAGCGCCGCGGGGCGCGGGTCGGCGTCGTCCGGCTCGGGAGGGTCCGGTGAGGCGCCTGCTGCTCGCCCTCGCGGTGCTCGCCGGCCTCGCCGCGCCCGCCGCCGGCGCCCCGATCCTCTCGTTGCAGGACGACAACCTCGTCAACGTCCGCGGCCCCGAGCTCGAGGCGCGCCTCGACGCGCTCGCCGCGACCGGGGTGCGGGTCACCCGCGTCGACGTGCTGTGGCGCGTCGTCGCCCCCACCCGGCCCGCCGACGCCCGGAACCCCGACGACCCCGCGTACGACTGGGGCCGCTACGACCAGATCGCCCGCGGGCTGCGGGCACGTGGCATCGCGATGATGCTCGACTTCTACCTCACCCCCGCGTGGGCGTCCCGCAGCGGGGAGGGGACCGCCGCGCCGCGCCCGGCCGACGGCGCCCGCTTCGCCGCAGCGATCGCGCGCCGCTACTCGGGGTCCCACCCCGACCCCCTCGGCGGCACGCTGCCCCCCGCCCGCAGCATCGAGATCTGGAACGAGCCCAACCTGCCCGGGTTCTGGATGCCGCAGTGCCGCTCCCGCGGGGGCCGCGCCGCCCTCGTCTCGCCGCGCGTCTACGCCGCGCTCCTCGCCGCGAGCTACCGGGAGATCAAGGCCGTCGCGCCCCGCATCGAGGTCGTCGGCGGCGTCGCCGGGCCCGCCGGGCGGTCGCCCACCACCTGCCCGAAGGACGGCCGCGCCGCCGTCGGCAGCCTCGACTTCGCCCGCCTCGTGGCCGACGAGGGGCCGCCGCTCGACGCGTGGAGCCTGCATCTCTACCCTCTCGGTGGCCCGCTCCAGGCCTTCTTCGTGCCCTCCTGGAGCACCCTCCCCCGGGTCGTCCGGCAGGTGGATAGGCTTCGCCCGGGCGCACCGATCCACGTCACGGAGACGGGGTACCACACGTCGTACAACCGCTTTCACCGCTACTTCGTGAGCGAGGCGCAGCAGGCCGCGTGGGTCGATGAGACCGTGCAGGCCGCCGCGCGGAACCCGCGCGTCCAGGTCGTGACCTGGTTCAACTTCCAGGACAACCCGCGGTGGACCGGCGGCCTCCTGCGAGGCGACGGGTCGCGCAAGCCCTCGTACGACCGCTTCACCGTCCAGGCCGGCCTCAACCCGCCGCCGGCGGGGTGGGCCCCGTGAGCGCGGAGGCCCCCGGCGGGGACCGCCTCGACGACGTCCAGGCGTACTACGACCGGCTCGCGCCGCGGCTCGTCGCCGTCGAGAGCCGCAACTGGCACCTGCAGTCGCGGATGGCGCTCAACCTGGAGACGATCGACGAGTTCGTGGTGCGCCCCGGCGGCCCCGGCGCCCGCCCGCGGGTGCTCGACGTCGGCTGCGGCACCGGCTTCTTGCTCGAGCGGCTCGCCGAGCGCGGCTACGCGGGGATCGGGGTCGACCTGTCCCCCGAGTCCGTCGAGCACGCCACCCGGCGGCTGGAGGAGATCGGCGCCGCCGACCGGCTGACCGCGGTCGTCGGCAGCGCCTACGAGCCGCCCGAGGGCCCGTTCGACCTGATCGCCCTCACCGACGTGCTCGAGCACCTCGAGGACCCGCGGGCGTGCCTGCGCGCCCTGCGGGCCCAGCTCGCGCCGACCGGCCTGCTCGTGATCTCGACGCCGAACCGGCGCAGCCTCTCCGGCGCGCGGCGGTGGGCGGCCGAGCACGGCGTCCCCGGCATCAGGCTGAACCTGGCGCCGATCGACAACTGGCAGACGTGGACCGACCTGGAGGGCCACGCCGCCGCCGCGGGGATGGTGCCCGTGTCGCGGCGCGGCATCTTCTTCCGCCCCGGCGGGCGCATCGGGTCGCAGATCGGGCGCCTGTACCGCTTCTCCGGTCCCCGCCGCGCGGAGCTCGCCGCGTCGCGGACGCCGCTCGGGCGCTTCGGCTTCTACATCTGCCTGGGGTTCCGGGCACTCTGACCGCCGCCCGCCGATGAGCCCCACCGCCCCCGCGGGCCGCGGGCGGCGCAGGGTCGTCGCCGCGGCGATGCTCGCCCTGTTCGTCGCCGCGCTCGGGATCTTCCTGCTCCCGTTCGCGTTCCCGACGCCGCCGCCGATCGTGACGCGCTTCCAGGCGACGCTGCTGTTCAGCCCGAACGCCGACGGGCGCCGCGACGCCGCCGTCATCGGGGTGCGGCTCAGCGAGGCCAGCAACGTCACGATCGAGATCCAGGACGACGGGGAGCCCGTCATCCGCCTGCTCGACGCCGCCCTGCGCCCCACCGGGTTCTCCACCACCGAGTGGGACGGCCTCGACGCCGCCGGCCGGCGCGTCCCCGACGGCACCTACGCGATCAAGCTCCGCGTCACCGCCGGCGAGAAGAAGTTCAACACGACCCGCAACATCGTGATCGACACGACCGCGCCGCGGCCGAGCGTGCTGCAGGTCGTCTCGGCCACCCGCTCCGACCCGGGGCCCGGCGAGTGCCGCGTCACGATCGGCTCGGCCGACAACGCCTCGATGCTGCTCGAGGCCGTCGCCGCCGACGGCCGGGGCGACGCCCTTCGGCGCCTCGGTCCGCGGCCGATCCGCGCCGACACCCCCCAGCGCTGGAACTGGGACGGGATCGACGGGGACGGCGAGCGGGTCGACCCGGGCGCCTACATCATCCGCGCCTCCCTCTTCGACGCGGCGCGCAACCGCGTCGTCCGCGAGCGGACGTGCTGGGTCGGGTTCATGGCCGGCACCGCCCGCCCCGCGCGCCCCGCCCCGCGCGACCGCGTCGGCGTGACGCTGCGCGAGAGCGACGGCACCGCCATCCCCGCCTCCACGCCCGTGTCGCTGGTGCTGCGCCGCCGGACCGCCGTGCCCGGCGGCGCCGCCGGCTACCCGCTGGGCGACCAGGTCGGACCCGGGGCGCGCGGACCCGCCGGCACCGTCCGGGTGCGGGTCCCCCCCGGCGTCAACCCGCGTGCCCTCTGGCTGGTGGCGACGACGCTCGACGGACGCGCCAGCGCACTCATCGACCTCGGGGGCCCCGGATGACCGAGGGCGCGATGGAGGTCGCGGCGGTCGCCGCGGCCCTCGGCGCCGCCGGGCTGCTGCTGCCCGGGCGCCTGTTGCGGCCCGAGGCGCAGCGCGCCGCCGCGCTCGCCCTGCTGATCGGGGCGTGGGGGTTCCTGCTCGCGTTCCTCGTGCCGGGCGACGACGCCCGCGACGCGCTCGACCGCCTCGCCTCGCCGGCCGCCGGCGGCGCCGCCCTCGTGGCGCTCGTCGTGGCCGTCGTCCTCGTCGTCGTCGGCGTCCGCGCCATCGTGGCGCGGCCGACGGTGTGGTTCGTGCTGCTCGGCATCGCCCTGCCGATCCGGGTGCCCGTCTCGGTCGGGAGCCTCGAGGCCAACCTGCTGCTGCCCCTCTACGCCGTCATCCTGCTCGGCGTCGTCGCATGGGTCTGGGCGCGGGTGCGCGGGCGCGTCGGCCCCGCCGCGGAGACGCCGCCGTCGCTCGCGGTGACCCTCGGCCTGTTCGTGCCGTTCGTCCTCGCGTCGGCCGTCTGGAGCGCCGACCCCGACGAGGCGGCGATCAAGGCGGCCTTCTTCTACGTGCCGTTCACGATCCTCTTCGTGATCGCGTCGGCGTGGTGGCCGCACGCCCGCGCCCTCGCCGCCCTCGCCGTCACGACGATCGCCGGCGGCGTGATCGCCGCGGGTGTCGCCCTCTGGCAGTACGGCACCCAGGAGATCTGGTGGAACGCGACGCTGCAGCAGGCGAACGTCTACAGCCGCTTCTTCCGGGTGAACGGGATCTTCTTCGACCCGAACATCCTCGGCCGGTACCTCGCCATCGGGATCCTGGCGTGCATCGCCCTGGCCTGGGTGCGCTCGCGCCGGGGCGAGCTGGTCGCGCTCGCCGCCGCGGTGCTGATCATGACCGCCGCCCTCGCCGTCACGTTCTCGCGCTCCAGCACCCTCATGCTGATGGTCGGCCTCGTGCTGCTCGCGGTCCGCGCCGTCGGCCCCCGGCGGGCGATCCTCACCGGCCTGCTGGTGCTGGTCGTGGCGGGTGGCGCCGCCCTCGCCACGAGCGACAACGTCCGGAGCGCGGCCACCGACTACGACCGCCTCGAACGGGTCAGCGAGGGGCGCTTCGACCTGATGCGCGGCGGCCTCACGATCTGGCGCGAGGAGCCCGTCATCGGGACCGGCCTCGGCGGCTTCGAGACGCGCTTCGAGGAGACGCTCACCCCCACCGAGCAGCGCCGCGTCCGCGTCGTCATCTCCCACAACACCCCCGTCACCGTGCTGAGCGAGCAGGGCGTCATCGGCTTCGCCCTGTTCCTGGCCCTCCTGGTCGGCGCCGGCTGGGCGGTCGTGCGCGGCTCGCGGGACC
Proteins encoded in this region:
- a CDS encoding class I SAM-dependent methyltransferase, which codes for MSAEAPGGDRLDDVQAYYDRLAPRLVAVESRNWHLQSRMALNLETIDEFVVRPGGPGARPRVLDVGCGTGFLLERLAERGYAGIGVDLSPESVEHATRRLEEIGAADRLTAVVGSAYEPPEGPFDLIALTDVLEHLEDPRACLRALRAQLAPTGLLVISTPNRRSLSGARRWAAEHGVPGIRLNLAPIDNWQTWTDLEGHAAAAGMVPVSRRGIFFRPGGRIGSQIGRLYRFSGPRRAELAASRTPLGRFGFYICLGFRAL
- a CDS encoding FlgD immunoglobulin-like domain containing protein gives rise to the protein MSPTAPAGRGRRRVVAAAMLALFVAALGIFLLPFAFPTPPPIVTRFQATLLFSPNADGRRDAAVIGVRLSEASNVTIEIQDDGEPVIRLLDAALRPTGFSTTEWDGLDAAGRRVPDGTYAIKLRVTAGEKKFNTTRNIVIDTTAPRPSVLQVVSATRSDPGPGECRVTIGSADNASMLLEAVAADGRGDALRRLGPRPIRADTPQRWNWDGIDGDGERVDPGAYIIRASLFDAARNRVVRERTCWVGFMAGTARPARPAPRDRVGVTLRESDGTAIPASTPVSLVLRRRTAVPGGAAGYPLGDQVGPGARGPAGTVRVRVPPGVNPRALWLVATTLDGRASALIDLGGPG
- a CDS encoding O-antigen ligase family protein codes for the protein MTEGAMEVAAVAAALGAAGLLLPGRLLRPEAQRAAALALLIGAWGFLLAFLVPGDDARDALDRLASPAAGGAALVALVVAVVLVVVGVRAIVARPTVWFVLLGIALPIRVPVSVGSLEANLLLPLYAVILLGVVAWVWARVRGRVGPAAETPPSLAVTLGLFVPFVLASAVWSADPDEAAIKAAFFYVPFTILFVIASAWWPHARALAALAVTTIAGGVIAAGVALWQYGTQEIWWNATLQQANVYSRFFRVNGIFFDPNILGRYLAIGILACIALAWVRSRRGELVALAAAVLIMTAALAVTFSRSSTLMLMVGLVLLAVRAVGPRRAILTGLLVLVVAGGAALATSDNVRSAATDYDRLERVSEGRFDLMRGGLTIWREEPVIGTGLGGFETRFEETLTPTEQRRVRVVISHNTPVTVLSEQGVIGFALFLALLVGAGWAVVRGSRDQGEVGWARWTLAAMMAGIVVHSLLYAALFEDPFIWVAAAGGAALAAAPRLRADASPPAPDAAGATATMPAAT